The following nucleotide sequence is from Megalops cyprinoides isolate fMegCyp1 chromosome 19, fMegCyp1.pri, whole genome shotgun sequence.
taatttccTTCATctacattaatgtaaaatattatgtatataGCAGCTGTTACTATAAGCTTTTCAGTGATGCTCATTTGATGTCAGCAGACCATGTAATGGACACATCTATGAGCGTATTTTAAAGCCATGTATACTCTATTTGGTTGTTGAAGACTTGTTGCAGTACCTCCATCTTGAAATGAAGagattattttgaatttttctcaTGTAGGAATAAGCACAGTCGgcatttttgtaatttgaatgcACTGACTTAAGAATGTATTCAAGTACTCTGGTTTTCCATgctaataaaaatgtgtcactttCCTATTGTCATATGGGTTCTTTTCAGTATCATGTGATGCAGAGTTACCACACAGTTCACCCtctcagtttgttttattttttccttgtgcCAATAAGTTGAACAATGTTTAGAGGAGAGGAATATTGTGTGACTCTTTAGGAATTTTTTGGTCAGTGCTCATATCTTCTTGCTGTTTTGTATTGCTGTATGATAGAACATCCCATACAATGCTGATTGGGAATGAGACTTCATGTAGGATTGTCATTTAAACATGCAGTTTGTACCTGACCTAGTTTAATGAAAGGGGGTTGTTTACTGACATAGATTCACTCGAATGTGCatttaaaccaaataaaagcAATTCTCTATACGGTGAAGCTTTGTTGTTTATTTGGAAGAGCGCTCCGAGTTCATCCTGGAGCATGCATGGTGAAAACAGTGATTGTATCTGTAAAGGTGCTAGACTGTGGTTAAGGAAGTAGCCCCTTACCAGAATATGTGTGTAATTTGTTATACTGCTTATGGCCAGGAAtctgcttgatttttttcattaaaatactCCAAAAAACCTTCCAACTCTAAAAACTCTTTTCAGGGTTTATTGAAAAGTACAATATAAAACAGGCACAGCAGATTTGTATTTACAGCAATAATTTACttactttttacttttcagtctgaaagtgaaaaagaaCAATTTTGTACTTGCACAGGAGGGTAGTTCTTTAAACAGATGTAAATGAAATCCAATAACTTAGATATCACAAGTAAAAGGatcaaataaaaccaaacaaaataaatacagaacttcaaataaaatatataaatgaagtGACAAAACTTGATTAGCGTACAGTTTCTGGTTGGTGTTTTCCTGCTTTCCCATGTTCTAGTTATTTACAGTCACCATCAGCAACAATGCAGTACAGAGCACTACTTTCTGTGCCTCAGAACAACAGAAAAGACAATATAGATATTGTGGTTGCACATCTAAAGTTAAAATCCTATTCACGTTGTATAAATGACTTACTAAAGTCGATGCATaaaatctcttttttaattcagcTAACTATGATAAATATTGTTCTATTTTTCACCCATTACCTTTCAATTTAAGTTAAATGTTGATGTATACAAAATAGTAATCTGGAGCAGCATACTTCATATGTCTTTGAgcttttatatgtatttataggCAAGTATGCTCTACATAGAACATATGTGTTAAAATTTCATATGTGCATTCATGGCAAATAGCTTCAAGAACTGTGAGAGcaaaaaatataatgcaaatcTTAAATACAGATATATATTCATGAATGTAAAGGagatacaaaataatttaaccAGGTCCGCCTGAAaggccacacacagcacaaaataaaagtaCCCAATTCTTGGATTATACGATCAACCCCCAAATTCTCTTTTCCTACTTGCTCACCCAAATTGAGTTTAACATAGCACTATGAAGGAAACCCGACACACTTAAAGCCGTGGCATGAAACCGTTTCACCTCCACCTTGTCCTGTATTCCCAATCCGCTTTTCAGTTCATATGATCCTCAGCACGGAACAATATGAAATTCAGTCTAGAATGGCTCTTTTTCCTCTATTATTTCTCATATGTGAACAGCAGCCCCTGGGAGTCAACCTTTCTAACCCTGCCCATTATATTATTGGATACAAGGGAGTATACAAATATGCATTCCTGTGCACTGACAGGAAATAACTGGATTTTGATCTAGCCTGTTCTGTGAGTTTTGCGATATATAATTGCCTCTGCCTTTACATACACTAGTACCCACAGATGGAGTTGCGTCAGGTTAGATGTGAGGATACAGAGTCAGAAAAGTTAAACTTCGAGGCAGTCAAGAATACTgcctgtactgtactgtgttaaaaaaaaaaagaaaaaggttaaAACTTGTTAGTTTTCAAGATTACCACTGGGTGTCAGTATACAGCACTGACGGGGATGCATTGTCaacattgaaattaatttctgatTCATTGTGTTCCAGTGACTTTGCAAGTAACACAAATGCTCTGAAAAGCATTTTACACAAAGGATAATAAAATCCACTTAATCGAATGAGGAAGACAGCATACTAAACCTACTCACTGGACTGCTGCTACGTACTGAATGGATAGAGCAGAATGGCTCTTGGACGGATAGAGCACTGGGTGCATCAGCAGTAATCTTCAGGAAACGGAGCGATTATGTCAGTGACAGCTTTGCTTTGCATgtctttgagaaaaaaaggacCTTGTGGACGTAACTGCCTCACCCAAAGAGCCACTGATAAAGCATTTCCGCAGGTGAACGGCTacacaaacattaacattagcacAATACTAGCAAAGAATGACTTTCTCTAAGCCCAGTTTTCACACATCCATTGTCCTCCACTGAAACAACATGAAGcaatatactgaaaaataagCCTGTCCTTAGGGTGTCCTTACCCAGCTCTGCCTGTTCATTCTGACCGTTCATGTGTCAGTTAGTTGATTCACTGATAAGGATAATGTGCACTGTTATAATGTACTTATATGTACTGTAACCTCAGCAGAATGGACACGCAGTTAAAAGTGTGACTCCTTGTCATACACATATGAGAAATAACAAAACTGCCAAAAGCAGCCTGTTAAATAGGTATTACTGTTTTCAGGGGGCTAATTATAAAAGCACACAACTCCTAAGGGATTATACATAGCCATGAAATACAGACAgtaaaaaacaaccaaaaaataataatattataaaataaacatacatataaaatgaatgtgGGAATACAAAATGGCAATGATAAGAGCATGGCAATGACCTTGATTAGTAAAACAGTTGGCcatacagcagcaatgccccccACAAAGCTTTCCACAACACAGAAAGACCTCGCCAGGGGGCGATAAAGAGTAATGTCCAATGGgttagagcagcgtttctcaatcctactcctggaggccccctgtcctgcatatcttctatctatccttacaGCTGGTTTAATTcagctcagctaatcaaaagtgccactgatgagttcagtcaggtaggtagagcagagaaagatggaaaacgtgcggagcaggtagcctccaggagcaggattaaGAAACACTGTGTTAGAGAGAGCTCTAAGACCTGTTCTCTCCCATTTTCACTGACCAGCTTGTACAAATGATGACATATACAGCCACTGACCTACATCATCATAATGGACAGAGGGCATTGCATGAACATCACTGAAGCCACTTTGGGGCTTGCTGCACACGCAGatttaatcttgtttttttgtaacattGTTGTAATCTTTTGTAGTTTGgaattgaaaatcatttttacaacCTTTACTTGAATTTATTcttgacaataataatgattatgGGCTAACAAAGAGCAATGGAAACAGTCCATACCCATTTCTCAAAGGGACTTAAACGTCATTTTGAGCCTCATAAAAATGGTTGGCATCCACATAAGGCTCAAACTCTGCATTGCGTACGTAGAGATCTTAACTAATCACTGAACAACCGATAAGACACGTTCAGCATGGAGCCAGAAACCACTGGACGCTAGCGATAGCGTTGGCCTAGAACTGATTTTACAACACACGCATCTCAGCAGATATTTTGCATCTGTTGCTTATCGGATATCCAGCTCATGTTGCCTCTCCAGATTCCTATGGCTGGGTTTACGTGTTAAGGTTCTCTTTGCACTGATGTTTGTGTCAATATAttaatgtgtaaatacacagcatattTCTGTCAGCATTTTCAACACCAGCAATGGCACTTTCTGGCGACCTAGGCTAGCAGAAGGAATGGTTCCAGAGGACGGATTTCTCCACACAGAGGGGTGCAAGTTGCAGTTAGAAGCTTCTGTTTGTTCTCTTTCATGGTGAAACTAAAGTAGAGGAAGTAGTTTAAAATCTGTAATATACAGGTAATGATTGGATTGCATTTACTTCTCAAGACAGCTCATCTCATCACTACATCCAATATGGATTACCCACCATGAAATATGGCATCAATTGCAGGAGTTCAGAAGAAATTATCACATAAAAGCAACTGCTTGTCTTGTTAAGATGACGAATGTCAAAAGTTTCTTTTCCCCTAAGCCATCATTATGagctaaaaaaaacaccttgtgtTATAAAAAATAGATCACATTGAATTATTATAAGCTTCATACAGACCTTATTCTGACTCAAATTTCAGAATGCAAATAGGCCTAATTTTGCTCCGAGAAGCACAAGGCATCCTCTGGTTATGCagtatttgaatatttcaaaaatatatttctagcAAGTGCTCTGTGTACTTTTTATACTGTGATTTAACAGTAATGTATTAAGTGCCATGCAATGATTATTAATTAATGTGCCGAGCTTGAGAAAGCCAGCTTGTTTTCCTATATCTTTTCTTCCTGTCTAAATGTCTCTGCACAGTTCAGTATGACATACTTCAATGTAACATACACACCTAAATTGTTCTTAGAGTGGGTGGCTCTATTAGAATATCAAACCCATATTAGCGGTTTGGTTGGACTTGGACTGGACAGATATCTACATATCTGCCTGATATGATTACATAGGGGCCGTTGATTTGGTACGTCCAGCACAGCAGTTTCCCTGGTATTTCAAAAACTAATGTCTgttcagaaaatgtgaaattaatctGAAGGCCAATTCAGCTATGCACACAATTGTAGAGTGTATTACAGACATTTTTCTAAGAACAGCCCTTGTATCCTTTCACATCAGTGCCATGGTGGTCCCTCTCCACTTAGTTTGCTAGACCTATGGTAACCTATACTAAATGTGCGTAATTTTGTACAGAGTTAATGAACCCAATTCTGTGTTCATAAGCTCTGGTCATTTAACTCTTTAGCAACAACCTCAGATCAGCATACATACATGCTGCTTGAACTATGATTAGTATTAACTATCATATTGATTAACTACCATAATGATAATATATCATTTTAGTCTCTATTGTAAAAACTAGACACCAGAGGCCCGTTAGACCTGTCTCAGGCCAGTGCTACCCTCTTAGGTCACATCAAGTACTTGTTCACACTTTAGTAAGTGCTCGGATCTGATAACTGTGGGTCAGGGATGGAACATCATGAGCAGCCAGTTTGCCCTGCAAGcactggggatttttttttttttcacacagtgcacaggTATAGAGTATGTTGGGAAGAGAGGCAATGGCTGTCCCTTCTCAAGGCGTCGCCACAGACCCCCGTGGCGCGCCCAGTCCCGTAAGCACTAAGAGGGGGCGGAGAAGGGGGTGGAGCCGGGGCTGCGGTTGGCCGACTTGACGATGGTGATGACGCTGGTGGCGGCCACCTTGCCGGGGGAGAGGGGCCCGCGGGTGACAGTCCGGGCGAAGCACTGCAGGGCCTCGTACTTGGCCCGCAGGGCGTCCAGCTCCAGCTTCATGCTGGCGTTCTCGCGGGCCAGCTTGTCCACCTCTTGCTGCAGCTCCGTCTtctgcctctccagctcctccttctgcGTGACGCGCTTGATGCGGCAGCTGGCGGCGTAGCCGCGGTTCTTCAGCGTGCGACGCCGCTGCTTCAGCCGCACCACGTCCTCCTTGGTCAGCCCGCGCAGGTGCTGGTTGAGCTCCCGCACCGACA
It contains:
- the mafk gene encoding transcription factor MafK, whose amino-acid sequence is MQGMTANFKASKALKIKKEVGENAPVLSDDELVAMSVRELNQHLRGLTKEDVVRLKQRRRTLKNRGYAASCRIKRVTQKEELERQKTELQQEVDKLARENASMKLELDALRAKYEALQCFARTVTRGPLSPGKVAATSVITIVKSANRSPGSTPFSAPS